TGACTTTAGAGACTCTACTGCTTCCACTTACATCAAAGTTAGCAATACTTTTACTTACTGATGTTGTACCTAATGATACGGTATTCGTTTCTCCATCCCAATTTACTGGTAAGTCAACTGCTTCAGAAATTGCTCTTACCGGTAAATATGTAGAACCATCAATGACAACTGGTGTAATGTCATTGCCTACAGCATCTTTTGGATTAAATTCCTCTCCATTAATTACAATTTTGATGTCTCCTCTAAGAGTCGCTGTTACGGTTTCAAACACGCTATCTGCTGTTGCAACTAATGTCATTGCACTAAAAAGCATAACAACCACTAATATAACACTTATTTTTTTCATTTCTTTCTCCTCCATATTATATATTATCAAAACAATAATCTAGTAATAATTATTACCAGATTATTATTTCGAACTACTACAGTATATTATATTCAATACTATAAATCAAGTAAACCGCATTAGTCAAACTGACCTATGCCTAACCTAATAATAATTTTTCAAATGAATTTCTTGTAAGTGCTACCTCATCATTTGTTCTTGTAGAACAATAACATTATACTGCCTAGAAAAATGAACATATCTCCCATATTAAATACAACTTTTTTTAACCCTTTAAAAGAAAAATAGTCAATAACATATTTTCTTTGGATTCGATCATATACATTACTTAATGCACCACCTATTATAAGAGACAAACTTAGCTTTGAAAGGGTGCTTCCTTTGCCTAATATTAATTTAATCAAATACACAATCATAACGCCAATGGCTATAACATTTATTCTCTCAAGTAATTTTTGCTTGTCTTTTAAAAGACCTAAGAAAGCACCTTTATTATAATACTTTGTTATAATAATATTGCCTCTTAAAATTTCTTCTTTTTGATGCAATTTGCGCCTTTGCTCTATTCTATTTTTTATCCATTGATCGCTTAAAAGCAAGACCATAATCAAAATAATATAAAACATAAGTCCCCTTCTTTCTTTAATCATTTAGAGTACATCTTGTTTTTATTCTAACCTAAAACAAGACATAAAAACAAGTTTTTTAGAATATATTTCTCTTAAATACAATAATATTAGGCGATTAATTATGAGTCAGTCTTCTAAAAATTCAATTATCAAAGGAGCTTTTATCCTTACAGCTGTTGGTCTTGTAACTAGAGTTATTGGTTTTTTATATAGAATTTATATGTCCAATCTCATTGGCGCAGAAGGTATGGGTATTTTTCAACTCATTTTTCCAGTTTTTATGATTTGCTATACCCTTTGTTGTTCAGGCTTATTTACAGCTATTTCAAAATTAGTGGCTGCACAAAAAGCTTCTAATAATAGCACCAATATTTCAAAAGTCATTAATATGGCAACCTTGATTTCCTTCAGCTTATCTGTTTTGCTTTCTGTAATCATATACTTTTTTAGTGAATACATTAGTTCTAATATTCTTAACGAGCCGAGAACATTGCTTTCTTTAAAAATTCTCGCTTTTACGGTCCCTTTTACTGCAATAGGTTCATCCGTAAAAGCTTATTTTTATGGTTTACAAAAAACCTTTATACCAGCTAGTTCCCAATTAATGGAACAAATCATTAGAGTGTTAAGTGTTTATTTGCTTTCTGGTTTTTTTATACCTCTAGGTTTAGAATATGCTTGTGCTATGGCAGTCATCGGAATGGCCCTTGGTGAAGTGATTACTTGTTTTTATGTGATTATTGCTTATCGTATTTCTTTAAAAAGCAAATTGAATCAATGGTCTAAAAAAGCCAATTATATTTATAAATACAAATCTTCTATTTATCATTCTTATAAGACGATTTCTAAAAGTATAGCTGCTATTGCAGTGCCTTTAACCGCTAACAGAGTATTGATTACCCTTTTGTCCAGTGTAGAAACCATACTGATTCCATCCAGATTACAATTATACGGACTGAATCACTCCGCTTCAATTAGTATTTATGGGGTTTTAACTGGAATGGCTATGCCCTTAATACTGTTTCCATCGGTTTTTACATCTTCATTGTCATTAATGCTGTTACCTGCTGTTTCAGAAGCCAATGCCTCTAAAAATAAGAATGCCATAAGAATTACAACGTCTAAAACATTACAATATACTTTACTGATTGGCATTATAAGCACTTTTATCTTTATAGTATTTGGAGAGCCTTTAGGCCTTAAAATATATAACGATCCTTTAGTGGGTAATTTTTTAATAATTCTAGCCTGGTTATGTCCTTTTATGTACTTAAATTCTACTTTAGGCAGCATATTAAATGGATTAGATTATGAACTGATTACTTTTAGAAACAATACCATTGGATTGGGTATTCGAATTACTTTTACTTTTTTTGTAATCCCAATTTTGGGGTTACAGGGCTATTTATGGGGTGTGTTGGTCAGCAGTTTAGTCATTACATTACTGGATTTATTAAAAATCGTTAAAGTCACCACCATCAAATTTGATGTTGTGCAATGGTTATTAAAACCACTTTTATCTGCCTTTATTGCTTCTGTTGTTGTTAGTTATCTGTATTACCAATACATATTCCACCTTAGTAACGCCTTAATACCATTATTAGGCAGTTGTATGTTACTTGGTCTGATTTATTTTGTTTTTATTATGTTTTTTAATTGTATTCCAAAAGACGATATTAAAAACATAAAGCATTCTATATAAATAAAAGCTTAGATGTCACCATTGACATCTAAGCTTTTTATTCATCTTTTTTTAAGACCTTTATTGAATTAAAAAAGAAAACATTGTTAATACCTTCATATAGTCCTTTGAAATATATCGTATGGTTGTATCATTAATTTGCTTGGCTGTAGGATAAAAACTTGCCCAATACGCTATACTTGGATTTTTAAAATTAATTTCAACTACAAATTCATCTGGTAAAGGTTCCATATATTTTTCTTTGTCCAATTCTAATGTATTAAACGCTTCTTTTAAATGATTCAAAACTTTTTGAGGATTTTTATTAATGGTACCCTTGCCAAACCCTTCTTTTGTACTGACTGTTATAATGTTAGGATTGACCTTATGCACTTCTTCACATATACCTTCATCACCTGATACAAATATAGTGGGCACACCCACATACAACCCTGCATAATAAAAAATCAAAAATTCGCTAGCTTCCATACCATTTATACTGATCTGGTTTATCTTGCTTACATGCATAGAATGGGACAATGGAGAAGTCCCTTTAGACGCTCCTGAATGATAGCCTACAAATGCCATCGCTTCAAAGGTATTGTCTACGCCTTCTATCATAGCAAGGGGATGTCCACTCCATCCTCTGTTCAGTCTAACGTATTCTGGAAAAGCATGGATATCCATATTTCTGCCTGTTTCATGTGCATCTTTAACAACAATTTCATTGAATCCTTTTATAAATGCACCTTCACAAACTGCATTAACTTCTTTTTCCATTTGTTTGATAAAGGGTCTTGATTCTGGATTACTTATATTGGTTTCTGTCCAGCTGGTAACACCTGTAACCCCTTCTATATCTGCACTTATAAATAATTTCATTTGGATTCACCTACTTTTTCTATCTTAAATGGTGTGTTTTGATAAACGTAATAATTCAACCAATTGCTAAAAAGTAAATGAGAATGGGCTTTCCAAGTGTATAATGGTTTTTTATTCACATCATCATCTTCAAAATAATTAAAAGGTATGTCAATGTCTAAGCCTTTGTCTATATCTCGGATATACTCTTGCTTTAAAGTCTTATCATCATATTCTAAATGGCCTGTAACAAAAACATTTTCCCCTTTGTTTCCTATGATAATGGTTGGACCAACTTCCTTGGATTCAGCAACAATTTCTAAATCTTTATGCTGGATAATCCTTTCTTTTTCAACACCTGTATATCTTGAATGAGGTACTAAAAAGCTTTCATCAAACCCTCTTACCAAATGAATATATGGGTTAAGCAGTTTGTGTCTGTATATCCCAAATATTTTTTTATCCAAAGGATATTTTTCTACACCATAATGATAATACAATCCAGCTTGTGCCCCCCAACAAATGTGTAATGTTGAAGTCACATTGTATTTGGTCCACTCCATAATCCGTTCTAATTCTTTCCAATAATCAACTGCTTCAAATTCTAAATGTTCGATGGGTGCACCTGTAATAATCATGCCATCAAATTTTCTATGACAAATTTTATCAAAATTGGTGTAAAAACTAGACAAATGCTCTTCTGAAGTATTTTTAGCTTTATAGGTTTTTGGTGTTAAAAAAGTAACTTCCGTTTGTAAAGGCGTATTAGATAACACTCTTAACAATTGACATTCTGTCTCTTGCTTTAATGGCATTAGATTAAGAATCAAAATGTGTAGTTCACGAATGTCTTGATGGATGG
The genomic region above belongs to Natranaerovirga hydrolytica and contains:
- the lspA gene encoding signal peptidase II, which encodes MFYIILIMVLLLSDQWIKNRIEQRRKLHQKEEILRGNIIITKYYNKGAFLGLLKDKQKLLERINVIAIGVMIVYLIKLILGKGSTLSKLSLSLIIGGALSNVYDRIQRKYVIDYFSFKGLKKVVFNMGDMFIFLGSIMLLFYKNK
- a CDS encoding putative polysaccharide biosynthesis protein, with amino-acid sequence MSQSSKNSIIKGAFILTAVGLVTRVIGFLYRIYMSNLIGAEGMGIFQLIFPVFMICYTLCCSGLFTAISKLVAAQKASNNSTNISKVINMATLISFSLSVLLSVIIYFFSEYISSNILNEPRTLLSLKILAFTVPFTAIGSSVKAYFYGLQKTFIPASSQLMEQIIRVLSVYLLSGFFIPLGLEYACAMAVIGMALGEVITCFYVIIAYRISLKSKLNQWSKKANYIYKYKSSIYHSYKTISKSIAAIAVPLTANRVLITLLSSVETILIPSRLQLYGLNHSASISIYGVLTGMAMPLILFPSVFTSSLSLMLLPAVSEANASKNKNAIRITTSKTLQYTLLIGIISTFIFIVFGEPLGLKIYNDPLVGNFLIILAWLCPFMYLNSTLGSILNGLDYELITFRNNTIGLGIRITFTFFVIPILGLQGYLWGVLVSSLVITLLDLLKIVKVTTIKFDVVQWLLKPLLSAFIASVVVSYLYYQYIFHLSNALIPLLGSCMLLGLIYFVFIMFFNCIPKDDIKNIKHSI
- a CDS encoding M55 family metallopeptidase; its protein translation is MKLFISADIEGVTGVTSWTETNISNPESRPFIKQMEKEVNAVCEGAFIKGFNEIVVKDAHETGRNMDIHAFPEYVRLNRGWSGHPLAMIEGVDNTFEAMAFVGYHSGASKGTSPLSHSMHVSKINQISINGMEASEFLIFYYAGLYVGVPTIFVSGDEGICEEVHKVNPNIITVSTKEGFGKGTINKNPQKVLNHLKEAFNTLELDKEKYMEPLPDEFVVEINFKNPSIAYWASFYPTAKQINDTTIRYISKDYMKVLTMFSFLIQ
- the metA gene encoding homoserine O-acetyltransferase MetA; amino-acid sequence: MPIKIPNNLPAKKILQNENIFIMDANRAIHQDIRELHILILNLMPLKQETECQLLRVLSNTPLQTEVTFLTPKTYKAKNTSEEHLSSFYTNFDKICHRKFDGMIITGAPIEHLEFEAVDYWKELERIMEWTKYNVTSTLHICWGAQAGLYYHYGVEKYPLDKKIFGIYRHKLLNPYIHLVRGFDESFLVPHSRYTGVEKERIIQHKDLEIVAESKEVGPTIIIGNKGENVFVTGHLEYDDKTLKQEYIRDIDKGLDIDIPFNYFEDDDVNKKPLYTWKAHSHLLFSNWLNYYVYQNTPFKIEKVGESK